A DNA window from Xiphias gladius isolate SHS-SW01 ecotype Sanya breed wild chromosome 3, ASM1685928v1, whole genome shotgun sequence contains the following coding sequences:
- the socs1a gene encoding suppressor of cytokine signaling 1a: MVADSTVEGHDKTRLSSSSSSSSSSSSSSSSSSSPSSSSPSSRRTESAQLQRRAAPEPNPRLAPVPSVYLTHFPTFSCKEDCKIITDTAVKLERSGFYWGPLGVEDAHRMLRDAPLGSFLIRDSRQKDIFFTLSYNAKSGPVSVRIDYKRQNFSLAGNERTFPTLFALLEHYINSPKKSLSIPYRKWEPTLQELCRKRVMELCGGGSRVSDLPVTHVVQDFLLEFPYKL; the protein is encoded by the coding sequence ATGGTAGCCGATAGCACAGTGGAAGGCCATGACAAGACCCGCTTGTCAAGCTCATcctcgtcgtcatcatcatcatcctcatcatcctcatcatcctcctcaccttcctcGTCATCACCATCGTCACGCCGCACAGAGTCGGCGCAGCTTCAGCGTCGGGCCGCTCCAGAGCCCAACCCCAGATTGGCGCCTGTCCCCTCTGTGTATCTGACCCACTTCCCTACCTTCTCCTGCAAGGAGGACTGCAAGATCATCACAGACACAGCGGTCAAGCTCGAGCGCAGCGGCTTCTACTGGGGCCCTCTGGGAGTGGAGGACGCCCACCGCATGCTGCGGGACGCTCCGCTGGGCAGCTTCCTCATCCGCGACAGTCGGCAGAAGGACATCTTCTTCACACTGTCCTACAACGCCAAGAGCGGGCCGGTCAGCGTGCGCATCGACTACAAGCGGCAGAATTTCTCACTGGCGGGCAACGAGCGCACCTTCCCGACGCTCTTTGCCCTGTTGGAGCATTACATCAACTCTCCCAAGAAGAGCCTGAGCATCCCTTACAGGAAATGGGAGCCAACGCTGCAGGAACTGTGCAGGAAGCGCGTAATGGAGCTCTGTGGGGGAGGAAGCCGTGTGTCAGATCTGCCAGTCACCCATGTGGTGCAAGACTTCCTATTGGAATTCCCTTACAAATTATGA